In Phycisphaeraceae bacterium, a genomic segment contains:
- a CDS encoding STAS domain-containing protein, protein MPSSDSRLRITVRDTVTCVEFLDRNILDELNIQSIGEEIGSLIESGSKPRLLISFANVDHLASAALGALITIRNKVKARDGELRLSDIDPQIYEVFVITRLENLFNIHDTSEDALKAFKK, encoded by the coding sequence ATGCCTTCTTCCGACTCACGCTTGAGGATCACAGTTCGAGACACAGTGACATGTGTCGAGTTTCTGGATCGGAACATTCTCGACGAGTTGAACATCCAATCGATCGGCGAGGAGATAGGAAGTCTGATCGAGTCGGGGAGCAAGCCTCGCCTGCTGATCAGTTTTGCGAACGTCGATCACCTCGCGTCGGCGGCTCTTGGGGCGCTGATTACGATTCGCAACAAGGTCAAGGCCAGGGATGGTGAACTGAGACTGTCGGACATCGATCCACAGATCTACGAGGTGTTCGTGATCACGCGACTCGAAAATCTGTTCAACATTCACGACACCAGCGAGGACGCGCTCAAAGCGTTCAAGAAGTAA
- a CDS encoding ATP-binding protein — MGESTPHEQGSMEIRRDRSQIERVSDAILTAAEDLNYSKASRFAVRLALEEAITNAFHHGHRQLPDTEMIRVEFEVSSERIWIAVEDRGPGFEPQDVPDPTIDENLALPSGRGLMLMRTYMSQVQYNEKGNRVELVYRRPAS, encoded by the coding sequence ATGGGCGAATCCACGCCTCACGAGCAAGGTTCAATGGAAATTCGACGCGACCGGTCACAGATCGAGCGCGTGTCAGATGCCATTCTGACTGCGGCTGAGGATCTGAACTATTCCAAGGCTTCGCGATTCGCCGTTCGCCTCGCGCTCGAAGAAGCCATCACAAACGCGTTTCACCACGGGCACCGACAACTGCCCGACACCGAGATGATCCGGGTGGAGTTCGAAGTATCGAGCGAACGAATCTGGATCGCGGTCGAAGATCGCGGCCCTGGCTTTGAGCCACAGGATGTACCCGACCCGACGATCGACGAGAACCTCGCCCTTCCGAGCGGGCGGGGGCTGATGCTGATGCGAACCTACATGTCGCAAGTGCAGTACAACGAGAAGGGAAACCGGGTCGAACTGGTGTACCGCCGACCCGCTTCCTGA
- the erpA gene encoding iron-sulfur cluster insertion protein ErpA has product MSSEQVVASPVTLTAKAAAEIRNIVDQQELDPAKVRLRVGIKGGGCSGFSYVLDLTEQQKDSDEAFEQHGITLICDPRSLPYLSGTIVDFKDEIMGRGFVFQNPNATTTCGCGSSFAV; this is encoded by the coding sequence ATGTCGTCAGAGCAAGTTGTTGCATCGCCGGTCACATTGACAGCCAAGGCTGCAGCCGAAATCAGAAACATTGTCGATCAGCAGGAACTCGATCCCGCAAAGGTTCGCCTTCGGGTAGGGATCAAGGGTGGCGGGTGCTCGGGGTTCAGCTACGTTCTGGACCTGACGGAGCAGCAGAAAGACTCGGACGAAGCTTTCGAGCAGCACGGGATTACGTTGATCTGCGACCCGCGGAGCCTGCCATACCTCTCTGGAACGATTGTGGATTTCAAGGACGAGATCATGGGTCGCGGGTTTGTGTTTCAGAACCCGAACGCGACCACGACGTGCGGATGTGGATCAAGTTTCGCGGTCTGA
- the serS gene encoding serine--tRNA ligase: MIDIRDLRENPDRYRKGAALKRVSVDIDRLVHLDSLKRELQTQQEGARSEQKKLAKETGPLIGQLTASLKKAASDAERVEIEARINEIKAAPSRLKTEIQELEERIGQIEPELTALLLRVPLPPDADVPVGTSSEDNVEIRRWSPAWWNFEKSFEANKGFKPRNHIRLCEELGLVDFVRGVRVAGSRSYVLSGAGMLLHQALTRYAFDFMVRDNGFIPMSVPVLVREEAMVGTGFFPAGRAQSYLIDETRRWQIEADEEEPVAGTANTGQDLYLTGTGEVGLMGVHMGEILDERDLPRKYVTVSTCFRREAGAAGKDTAGLYRVHQFDKVEQVVICRADEAESRAWHTKMIGYVEMFLRSLELPHRLLQCCTGDLGVKNADMVDVECWVPGRGESQTDGSTIGAFGETHSASRLYDYQCRRLNMRYRPGGEAGSGATVFCHSLNNTVAASPRLMIPLLEMHQNADGSVTIPTVLRPYMGGMDRIG; encoded by the coding sequence ATGATCGACATCCGCGACCTTCGTGAAAACCCCGATCGTTACCGCAAGGGTGCCGCCCTCAAGCGGGTCAGTGTCGATATCGACCGACTGGTGCATCTCGACTCTCTGAAGCGAGAACTCCAGACGCAGCAGGAAGGCGCCCGAAGCGAACAGAAGAAACTGGCCAAGGAGACCGGGCCTCTCATTGGGCAGTTGACCGCATCGCTCAAGAAGGCAGCGAGTGATGCCGAGCGCGTCGAGATCGAAGCGCGGATCAACGAGATCAAAGCCGCCCCCTCGCGACTCAAGACCGAGATTCAGGAGCTCGAAGAGAGGATCGGGCAGATCGAACCGGAACTCACCGCGCTCCTGCTGCGTGTCCCGCTACCTCCGGATGCTGATGTGCCCGTCGGCACATCGAGCGAAGATAACGTCGAGATTCGGCGCTGGAGCCCGGCGTGGTGGAACTTTGAGAAGTCATTTGAAGCCAACAAAGGTTTCAAGCCGCGTAACCACATTCGGCTGTGCGAAGAACTCGGGCTTGTCGATTTTGTGCGCGGCGTTCGAGTTGCAGGTTCGCGGAGTTATGTGCTGAGCGGCGCGGGCATGCTGCTGCATCAGGCGCTGACACGCTACGCCTTCGATTTCATGGTGCGTGACAATGGCTTTATACCGATGAGCGTGCCGGTGCTCGTGCGCGAGGAGGCGATGGTCGGGACTGGGTTCTTCCCTGCCGGTCGTGCTCAGAGTTACCTTATCGATGAAACCCGCCGGTGGCAGATCGAAGCCGATGAAGAGGAACCGGTCGCGGGTACAGCCAACACCGGCCAGGATCTGTACCTGACGGGCACGGGTGAAGTTGGTCTGATGGGCGTGCATATGGGCGAGATTCTCGACGAGCGCGACCTGCCTCGCAAGTACGTTACGGTTTCGACATGTTTCCGCCGCGAAGCCGGAGCCGCGGGCAAGGACACCGCAGGTTTGTATCGCGTGCATCAGTTCGACAAGGTCGAACAGGTCGTCATCTGCCGCGCCGACGAGGCCGAGAGCCGGGCGTGGCACACGAAGATGATCGGATATGTCGAGATGTTCCTGCGCTCGCTCGAACTCCCCCACCGCCTGTTGCAGTGCTGCACGGGCGACCTGGGTGTCAAGAACGCCGACATGGTTGATGTTGAGTGCTGGGTTCCCGGTCGAGGCGAATCGCAGACCGATGGTTCGACGATTGGGGCGTTTGGCGAAACACATTCCGCCAGCCGCTTGTACGACTATCAGTGTCGAAGGTTGAATATGCGCTACCGCCCCGGCGGCGAAGCCGGTTCTGGCGCAACGGTGTTCTGCCACAGTCTCAACAACACGGTGGCTGCAAGCCCACGACTCATGATTCCGCTGCTCGAGATGCACCAGAACGCCGACGGGAGCGTCACCATTCCAACAGTGCTGCGGCCCTACATGGGTGGCATGGATCGAATTGGCTGA
- the tadA gene encoding Flp pilus assembly complex ATPase component TadA — MSTLQLKLNAGRGRPLRLDDDPITIGRHPDNRLRISDDMASRHHCIIEPLGGGKFRLRDLGSRNGTKLNGNKVGESMLQPGDVIQIGKLEMLVEERQNDVIARVQDGDGEADGPTLQSRPSKKAEERAPWIDELTSIINAFAVTGVDDENLKIIDADGKPSDALGGTGPGPRSMRLLLRVASRTRATDIHCEPKGEGMNIRMRVDGQMVWITELPNDVGERMLGLVKNACQMKSAARDAVQDGHFSCRFPDRRVEYRVSVTPSVHGQKMVVRILDQRGVPTSLSDLGLVGYMHERIRAVTMQDSGLLLVCGPTGSGKTTTLYNALREIDRDTRNVITIEDPVEYQLEGVTQMPIDEKKGNTFNTLLRSVLRQDPDVILLGEVRDEETARTAMQAAMTGHLVFSTVHSKDSISAVFRLLDLRVEPYLVANALNLVLAQRLVRTLCDACKQSVTVTPGQANKIGRFLGTKTQICAPVGCTKCIKTGYRGRHALFELLDFNDELRDVVLRNPSIQAMRKIIDQGLFTTLQQFGYRLVSDGVTSMEEVDRVAGSS, encoded by the coding sequence ATGTCGACTCTGCAACTCAAACTCAATGCTGGTCGCGGCCGACCGCTTCGGCTGGATGACGACCCCATCACCATCGGTCGACACCCCGACAACCGCTTGCGCATCAGCGACGACATGGCCAGCCGACACCATTGCATCATCGAACCCCTCGGGGGCGGCAAGTTCCGATTGCGCGACCTGGGCAGTCGCAACGGGACCAAACTCAACGGCAACAAGGTCGGCGAATCGATGCTTCAGCCCGGCGACGTGATCCAGATCGGCAAGCTCGAGATGCTCGTCGAAGAACGTCAGAACGATGTCATTGCGCGCGTTCAGGACGGTGATGGCGAAGCAGATGGGCCGACTCTCCAATCGCGCCCGAGCAAGAAGGCCGAAGAGCGCGCTCCGTGGATTGACGAGCTCACTTCGATCATCAACGCCTTCGCGGTCACCGGCGTCGATGACGAGAACCTCAAGATCATTGATGCGGATGGCAAACCCTCTGACGCACTGGGTGGCACGGGACCCGGGCCTCGGAGCATGCGATTGCTGCTGCGCGTCGCATCACGAACGCGAGCGACCGATATTCACTGCGAGCCCAAGGGCGAGGGCATGAACATTCGCATGCGCGTCGACGGGCAGATGGTCTGGATCACGGAACTTCCAAACGATGTCGGCGAGCGCATGCTGGGGCTGGTCAAGAACGCATGCCAGATGAAGAGCGCGGCGCGCGACGCTGTGCAGGACGGGCACTTCTCCTGCCGATTCCCTGATCGCCGGGTTGAATACCGCGTCAGCGTGACGCCTTCGGTGCATGGCCAGAAGATGGTCGTGCGAATTCTCGATCAGCGTGGCGTGCCGACGTCTCTGTCCGATCTCGGGCTTGTCGGATACATGCACGAGCGCATCCGCGCGGTGACAATGCAGGACTCGGGCTTGCTGCTGGTGTGCGGGCCCACGGGGTCGGGCAAAACGACGACGCTCTACAACGCGCTGCGCGAGATCGACCGCGACACACGCAACGTCATCACGATCGAGGACCCGGTCGAGTATCAACTCGAAGGCGTCACCCAGATGCCCATCGATGAAAAGAAGGGCAACACGTTCAACACGCTCCTGCGGTCCGTGCTTCGGCAGGACCCGGATGTGATTCTTCTGGGCGAAGTTCGCGACGAGGAGACCGCGCGCACAGCCATGCAGGCTGCAATGACCGGACACCTGGTGTTTTCGACCGTTCACTCAAAGGATTCGATCTCGGCGGTGTTTCGTTTGCTCGACCTGCGCGTCGAGCCGTACCTTGTGGCCAACGCACTGAATCTTGTGCTTGCCCAGCGACTGGTGCGCACGCTGTGCGATGCGTGCAAGCAGTCGGTGACCGTGACCCCGGGGCAGGCCAACAAGATCGGGCGGTTCCTGGGCACCAAGACACAGATTTGTGCGCCAGTTGGGTGCACCAAGTGCATCAAGACGGGGTATCGAGGCCGACACGCGCTGTTCGAGTTGCTCGACTTCAACGATGAACTGCGCGATGTGGTGCTGCGCAATCCGAGCATTCAGGCGATGCGCAAGATCATCGACCAGGGCCTCTTCACGACGCTTCAGCAATTCGGGTATCGCCTCGTCTCCGACGGGGTCACCTCGATGGAAGAGGTCGATCGCGTGGCCGGGTCGAGTTGA